A stretch of the Filimonas lacunae genome encodes the following:
- a CDS encoding efflux RND transporter periplasmic adaptor subunit, which translates to MDRVIKKKKWNAKRLLTIAGVTALLLLIGGSFYFTSGKSRLNVNTERITISEIKKGTFQEFIPVNGVVLPITTIYLDATEGGRVEEKYVEDGAIMKKGQPILRLSNTDLELSLVNQETSVFNLLTQMQISRNAAQQNTITKLTQMTDADNSYNEAERVYKLNKHLYEQKAISYQEYKQALNDYNYKVEKQNLSRKVLKQDSVSVKQELDQASQSYIRTQNALDLMRKKVGDLVVRAPVDGQLTSLDAEIGENKNKGQRLGQLDVLSGYKVRVDVDEHYISRIFTGLSGEFSFADKNYQLKITKVYTQVTNGRFQVDMEFISEVPKGIRRGQTLQIRLALSDETQALLLPKGGFYQQTGGNWIFKISEDGSIAYKTDIQVGRQNPDFYEVLQGLKPGDKVVTSSYENYGDMQELVLKKN; encoded by the coding sequence ATGGACAGAGTTATTAAAAAGAAAAAGTGGAATGCAAAAAGGCTGTTAACCATAGCTGGTGTTACTGCTTTGCTGTTACTGATTGGAGGTAGCTTTTATTTCACCTCCGGCAAATCACGACTGAATGTAAACACCGAGCGTATTACTATTAGCGAAATAAAAAAAGGCACCTTCCAGGAATTTATTCCTGTTAACGGTGTAGTGTTACCTATCACTACTATTTACCTGGATGCAACAGAAGGCGGTCGCGTAGAAGAGAAATATGTAGAAGACGGCGCCATCATGAAAAAAGGCCAGCCCATTTTACGTTTGTCTAACACCGACCTGGAGTTAAGCCTGGTAAACCAGGAAACATCGGTATTTAACCTGCTTACACAAATGCAGATTTCACGCAACGCTGCACAGCAGAATACCATTACCAAATTAACCCAGATGACCGATGCGGATAACTCGTATAACGAAGCTGAACGTGTGTATAAACTGAACAAACATCTATACGAGCAAAAGGCCATCAGCTACCAGGAATACAAACAGGCTTTGAACGACTATAACTATAAAGTAGAAAAACAAAACCTGAGCCGCAAAGTATTAAAACAAGATTCGGTATCGGTAAAGCAAGAGCTGGATCAGGCTTCGCAAAGTTATATCCGCACACAAAACGCCCTTGACCTGATGCGTAAAAAAGTAGGTGACCTGGTGGTAAGGGCCCCTGTAGATGGGCAACTGACCTCACTGGACGCCGAAATTGGCGAGAACAAAAACAAGGGCCAACGCCTGGGACAACTGGATGTACTTAGCGGCTATAAAGTAAGAGTGGATGTGGATGAACATTATATCTCCCGCATTTTTACCGGCTTAAGCGGCGAGTTTAGCTTTGCCGATAAAAACTATCAACTGAAAATAACTAAAGTATATACACAGGTAACCAATGGCCGCTTCCAGGTAGATATGGAATTTATTTCGGAAGTTCCTAAAGGTATACGCCGCGGTCAAACCTTACAAATACGCCTGGCCCTGAGCGATGAAACCCAGGCCCTGTTGTTGCCTAAAGGAGGTTTTTATCAACAAACCGGCGGTAACTGGATTTTTAAGATCAGCGAAGATGGAAGTATTGCATATAAAACCGATATTCAGGTAGGCAGACAAAACCCGGATTTTTATGAAGTTTTACAAGGCCTGAAACCCGGCGATAAAGTTGTTACCAGCAGCTATGAAAACTATGGCGATATGCAGGAACTGGTACTGAAAAAAAATTAA
- a CDS encoding ABC transporter ATP-binding protein: MIKITALEKVYRTEEVETVALNKLSFEVKHGEFVAVMGPSGCGKSTLLNILGLLDDPDAGSFLFNDIEVAHFNERKRAELRKHNIGFVFQSFNLIDELTVFENAELPLIYTGVKAAERKKRVEEVLEKVQIMHRRNHYPQQLSGGQQQRVAVARAVVNSPKLILADEPTGNLDSSNGNEVMQLLTELNEQGTTIIMVTHSEHDARYSHRIIRMLDGQTVTENIMI; this comes from the coding sequence ATGATAAAGATTACTGCACTTGAGAAAGTGTACCGCACTGAAGAAGTAGAAACAGTAGCCCTCAACAAACTCTCTTTTGAAGTAAAGCATGGTGAATTTGTTGCTGTAATGGGCCCCTCTGGCTGTGGCAAGTCTACCCTGTTAAACATTCTGGGCTTACTGGACGACCCCGATGCCGGCAGCTTTCTTTTCAATGATATAGAAGTGGCGCACTTTAACGAACGCAAACGTGCCGAACTGCGTAAGCATAATATCGGTTTTGTGTTTCAAAGCTTTAATCTTATTGACGAGTTAACGGTGTTTGAAAATGCCGAACTGCCTTTAATATACACTGGCGTAAAAGCAGCTGAAAGAAAAAAGCGCGTAGAAGAAGTGCTGGAGAAAGTGCAGATTATGCACCGCCGCAATCACTATCCACAGCAGTTATCCGGTGGTCAGCAACAACGTGTGGCAGTGGCCAGGGCCGTAGTAAATAGCCCCAAACTGATACTGGCGGATGAACCTACCGGTAACCTCGATTCCAGCAACGGTAATGAAGTAATGCAGTTGTTAACCGAACTGAACGAACAGGGCACTACTATTATCATGGTTACACACAGCGAGCATGATGCCCGTTACAGCCATCGCATTATACGTATGCTGGATGGACAAACCGTTACTGAAAATATTATGATTTAA
- a CDS encoding DUF4397 domain-containing protein: protein MMTKRFAPLCTAIALAMSLLYVGCSSKSSTTTPPQTKILLVHAAAGGPDSIDILSYNGSSLATIAYNQPYLTSTGYLDASAGTYLLLVDTAKQLDDDYLTYQQISLSGGNGYSFFVYDSSATVTRTFLVNEDLTAPGADSSNVRFFHLSPDASRVDVAIGNDILYSSQGFYEISSSSLAFKKRLAGSTSITVYEAGTTNVLATLPEVVLKANTSYSIFISGFTITDGGKKPLSVRIIPHTYL, encoded by the coding sequence ATGATGACGAAACGTTTTGCGCCACTATGTACTGCTATTGCATTAGCAATGAGCCTGTTATATGTTGGTTGCAGCAGTAAATCCAGTACCACCACACCACCACAAACCAAAATATTACTGGTACATGCAGCTGCTGGTGGCCCCGACAGTATAGATATTCTTTCTTACAATGGCTCTTCCCTGGCTACTATAGCCTATAATCAGCCTTACCTAACCAGCACTGGTTACCTGGATGCGTCAGCAGGAACTTATTTGTTATTAGTAGATACCGCCAAACAACTGGATGATGACTATCTTACTTATCAACAGATTAGTTTAAGCGGCGGCAATGGTTATTCATTCTTTGTATATGATTCCAGCGCAACTGTCACACGCACCTTCCTGGTAAATGAAGACCTCACCGCGCCCGGTGCAGACTCCAGCAATGTTCGTTTTTTCCATCTTAGTCCTGACGCTTCCAGAGTGGATGTAGCTATAGGAAATGATATTCTGTATAGCAGTCAGGGATTTTACGAAATAAGCAGCAGCAGTCTCGCTTTTAAAAAACGTTTGGCGGGCAGCACGTCTATCACCGTATATGAAGCAGGTACCACCAACGTACTGGCCACTTTGCCCGAAGTAGTACTAAAGGCAAACACCAGTTATAGTATTTTCATCAGTGGCTTTACAATTACAGATGGAGGTAAAAAGCCTTTATCGGTAAGGATTATACCGCATACCTATCTTTAA
- a CDS encoding ABC transporter permease, giving the protein MMFTNYLKIAWRNMLRNKANTIINFTGLATGLTCVILIVIYIKHELSFDRFLPGSNRIYQVNLDANFGGQALVGGYSPPTVGPAIHTEFPEIETYTRIYRMGNEVVKKEAGAQTRYFNEPGILAVDSNFLQVFRFAMKEGNAASCLQKPGSVVISQSTAQKYFGNEPAMGKLLSFDEYNQPFVVTGIVKNVPTQSTIQFDMLIPTSSCPPVKRFSWSWVWCNMSTYVVLKDKALANADATVAHLDSQFPAMVKKLAVKAFARIGQPFDEFIRKGGKWDFHLQPLQNIHLHSAGISMPFNNLGSITHVYTFGIVALFIIILACVNFMNLSTARAIKRAREVGIRKVLGSERKALIRQFLAEAMLYSSIAGVIAILLSLACLPAFNHLAQKNISILVLVSPSILGLVLALIVFTGLLAGSYPAFYLTSFNPIVVLKGESSLPREGGGRFLRNGLVTFQFAVSVILVICTLVVYKQLEYTREKDMGLHKDNVVIINNLEKITGSHEAFRNQLATVNGVKAVSISTGLPSGGAFTDFFVPETNASETIAKDLALSSYMTDEYLVNTLQLQLIQGRNFSKEFNDSASVIINETTAKQIGWKNPVGQYMRYPGGHDEKYKVIGVVKDFNTESLHAMVTPFALFHHNSQIYHENTSYAILSVSDNNMQTLLQQLQQQWKGFIQDTPFDYSFLDKNFEALYRADAQMGAVFGLFTILALIIACLGLFGLSVYTTESRTKEIGIRKVLGASEQRLVILLSKDFIKPVLLATIIAFPVAWWAMDKWLLDFAYRIPLKWWFFVVSGAAALGIALATVSSQTLKAALTKPIKNLKAE; this is encoded by the coding sequence ATGATGTTCACCAATTACCTGAAGATAGCCTGGCGTAATATGTTGCGCAATAAGGCCAACACCATTATCAATTTCACTGGCCTGGCTACAGGCCTTACCTGTGTAATATTAATTGTTATTTATATTAAACACGAGCTTTCGTTCGACCGCTTTTTACCCGGGAGTAATCGTATTTACCAGGTAAACCTGGATGCCAATTTTGGCGGACAGGCCCTCGTAGGTGGCTATTCTCCTCCCACTGTAGGGCCAGCCATACACACCGAGTTTCCGGAAATAGAAACCTATACCCGCATTTACCGCATGGGTAACGAAGTGGTGAAAAAAGAAGCAGGAGCGCAAACCCGTTACTTCAACGAACCCGGCATACTGGCCGTTGATTCCAACTTTTTACAGGTGTTCCGTTTTGCTATGAAGGAAGGCAATGCTGCCAGCTGCCTGCAAAAGCCCGGATCGGTAGTTATTTCGCAAAGCACCGCCCAAAAATACTTTGGTAATGAGCCTGCTATGGGCAAGCTGTTATCCTTTGATGAATACAATCAACCCTTTGTGGTAACCGGCATTGTAAAAAATGTGCCTACACAATCCACTATTCAATTTGATATGTTAATACCCACCTCATCATGCCCACCTGTAAAACGCTTTAGCTGGAGCTGGGTATGGTGCAATATGAGCACCTATGTGGTATTAAAAGATAAGGCACTGGCTAATGCTGATGCAACAGTAGCACACCTGGATAGCCAGTTTCCTGCCATGGTTAAAAAGCTGGCAGTAAAAGCATTTGCCCGGATAGGACAGCCCTTTGATGAATTTATACGCAAAGGAGGTAAATGGGATTTTCATTTGCAACCGCTGCAAAACATACACTTACATTCCGCAGGCATCAGCATGCCCTTTAACAACCTCGGTAGCATTACCCATGTATACACCTTTGGCATAGTGGCTTTATTTATCATTATACTGGCCTGTGTAAACTTTATGAACCTTTCTACTGCACGTGCTATCAAGCGTGCCCGTGAAGTAGGTATACGTAAAGTGTTAGGTTCGGAAAGAAAAGCACTGATCAGGCAGTTTCTGGCAGAAGCCATGTTATACAGCAGCATAGCAGGCGTGATAGCCATTTTGCTTTCTCTGGCCTGTTTACCCGCCTTTAATCACCTGGCGCAGAAAAACATATCTATACTGGTATTAGTAAGCCCCTCTATATTAGGTTTAGTGCTGGCCCTGATTGTGTTTACAGGTTTACTGGCCGGCAGCTATCCCGCGTTCTATCTTACCTCCTTCAATCCCATTGTGGTATTAAAAGGTGAAAGCAGCCTGCCCCGGGAAGGCGGCGGCCGCTTTTTACGAAACGGGTTAGTGACCTTTCAATTTGCAGTATCTGTAATACTGGTGATTTGTACACTGGTAGTGTATAAGCAGCTGGAATATACCCGTGAAAAGGATATGGGATTGCATAAAGACAATGTTGTTATCATCAATAACCTGGAAAAAATAACGGGCAGTCATGAGGCTTTTCGTAATCAGTTGGCAACAGTGAACGGCGTAAAAGCAGTGAGCATTTCCACGGGCCTGCCGTCTGGTGGTGCGTTTACCGATTTCTTTGTTCCGGAAACCAATGCTTCCGAAACCATTGCCAAAGACCTGGCCTTATCTTCTTATATGACCGACGAATACCTGGTGAACACGCTTCAGTTACAATTGATACAAGGCCGTAATTTCTCTAAAGAGTTTAACGACTCTGCTTCTGTTATCATTAACGAAACCACCGCCAAACAAATAGGCTGGAAAAACCCGGTAGGCCAATACATGCGTTATCCTGGCGGGCATGATGAGAAATATAAAGTAATAGGAGTTGTAAAAGATTTTAATACAGAATCATTACACGCCATGGTAACTCCCTTCGCACTGTTTCATCACAACTCACAGATTTACCATGAAAACACTTCTTATGCCATATTGAGTGTTTCTGATAATAACATGCAAACATTGTTACAGCAGTTACAGCAACAATGGAAAGGTTTTATTCAGGATACACCTTTTGACTACTCATTCCTTGACAAAAATTTTGAAGCATTGTATCGCGCAGATGCCCAGATGGGAGCAGTGTTTGGGCTGTTTACCATACTCGCCCTTATTATCGCCTGCCTGGGTTTATTTGGCTTATCTGTATACACCACCGAAAGTCGCACCAAAGAAATTGGTATTCGTAAAGTATTGGGCGCTTCGGAGCAAAGATTGGTGATTTTGCTATCCAAAGATTTCATTAAGCCGGTATTGCTGGCTACTATTATCGCTTTCCCGGTTGCCTGGTGGGCGATGGATAAATGGCTGTTAGACTTTGCCTACCGTATTCCGTTGAAGTGGTGGTTCTTTGTTGTTTCAGGTGCAGCGGCATTAGGTATTGCCCTGGCTACTGTAAGCAGTCAAACTTTAAAAGCCGCCCTTACTAAGCCCATTAAAAATCTGAAAGCAGAATAA
- a CDS encoding ABC transporter permease, whose protein sequence is MTGNITIAFRHLKKNLFFSVINISGLAVGLTCFILLALWIQHEVSFDRFYKKSNRLYMAWSRDSYQGQINCWSGTSSLVGPALLAEYPEVAATTRFDAHNNMLLRWQNQSLQMSGAYADPGFLTMFEFPLLAGNTQSLNDPHSIILTETSAKKLFGNKDPLNEVIQLEGKEVVKVTGILKTLPDNTMFDGFDFLLPFSYLTVTGQEKNFAFWGNYSFNTFVELKPDASLTAFNNKVKPLVIQKSKKEEDAETFLYPLSEYRLNSRFENGQPAGGRQQLVNLFGIISVFILLVACINFMNLSTARSEKRAREVGVRKAIGASRFSLIQQFLGESLLIAFISFAVALGLSILLLPAFNQLTGKELFIDFSNVYWWGCALLVIGVTGCIAGSYPAFYLSAFQSVKVLKGTIRAGWAAVLPRKILVVFQFVFSVVLIIATVIVYQQIEHARNRPAGYDKNNVIYASLNKNTSTHFDAIKQELLASGSASFVCKTSGAITQANSNSWGLSWQGKDPNSKVIFDCLCTTGDFIETFDIPLAQGRSINSSLYPSDTTACLLSESAVKAMNFTRPLGQLINKDYVNWKVVGVFKDFIWGSPYEAVRPMFVMGENQANYINIKLNPNKSASANIAAITSLIKKYDPEYPFSYRFVDKAYDYKFAAEKLTGTLARLFAGLTIFISCLGLLGLTAFSAEQRTKEISIRKVLGANMQHIVSLLSKEFVWLTVIALAIASPIAWFCMNSWLSSFSYRISISAWVFAVAGIIIITITLLTVGLQAIKAVVATPARHLRNT, encoded by the coding sequence ATGACAGGAAATATTACTATAGCGTTTCGCCACCTCAAAAAGAACCTGTTCTTTTCGGTAATTAATATTTCCGGGCTTGCAGTGGGGCTCACCTGTTTTATACTACTGGCATTATGGATACAGCATGAAGTTAGCTTTGACCGTTTTTATAAAAAAAGCAACCGGCTGTACATGGCCTGGAGCCGCGACTCGTACCAGGGGCAGATTAACTGCTGGTCAGGCACCTCTTCCCTGGTAGGCCCGGCACTATTGGCCGAATATCCTGAAGTAGCAGCTACTACCCGTTTTGATGCGCACAACAATATGCTGCTGCGCTGGCAAAACCAGTCGTTACAAATGAGTGGCGCTTATGCCGATCCCGGATTTCTTACCATGTTTGAGTTTCCTTTGCTGGCCGGCAATACCCAATCGCTTAACGATCCGCATAGTATTATACTAACAGAGACATCCGCCAAAAAGCTGTTTGGCAATAAAGACCCGCTCAACGAAGTCATTCAACTGGAAGGAAAAGAAGTAGTGAAAGTTACCGGAATATTGAAGACACTGCCAGATAATACCATGTTTGACGGCTTCGATTTCCTGCTTCCCTTCTCTTATCTTACTGTTACCGGGCAGGAAAAAAACTTTGCCTTCTGGGGCAACTATAGCTTTAACACGTTTGTAGAACTGAAACCTGACGCTTCATTAACCGCTTTTAATAACAAAGTAAAGCCACTGGTAATTCAGAAAAGCAAGAAGGAGGAAGATGCCGAAACCTTCTTGTATCCTTTATCTGAATACCGTTTAAACAGCCGCTTTGAAAATGGCCAGCCTGCCGGCGGCAGGCAACAACTCGTAAACCTGTTTGGAATTATCTCTGTGTTTATACTACTGGTAGCCTGCATCAACTTCATGAACTTAAGTACCGCCAGAAGTGAGAAACGGGCACGTGAAGTAGGTGTTCGTAAAGCTATCGGCGCCAGCAGGTTTAGCCTTATACAACAGTTTTTGGGCGAATCGCTTTTGATTGCCTTTATCTCATTTGCGGTAGCATTGGGGTTAAGCATCCTTTTATTACCCGCGTTTAACCAGCTGACCGGCAAGGAACTGTTTATCGATTTTAGCAATGTATACTGGTGGGGTTGTGCCTTACTGGTGATAGGTGTTACAGGCTGTATTGCAGGCAGCTATCCCGCCTTTTATTTATCCGCTTTTCAATCGGTGAAAGTATTGAAAGGAACCATACGTGCAGGCTGGGCCGCCGTGTTGCCACGTAAAATACTGGTGGTATTTCAGTTTGTGTTTTCTGTTGTTCTTATTATCGCTACTGTTATTGTATATCAGCAAATAGAGCATGCCCGTAACCGGCCTGCCGGATATGATAAAAACAATGTTATTTATGCCAGTTTGAATAAAAATACCTCCACCCACTTTGATGCCATTAAACAGGAATTGCTGGCATCGGGCAGTGCATCTTTTGTGTGCAAAACCAGTGGCGCTATCACCCAGGCCAACAGCAACAGCTGGGGCTTAAGCTGGCAAGGCAAAGACCCCAATTCAAAAGTTATTTTTGATTGCCTGTGCACAACAGGCGACTTTATAGAAACATTTGATATACCCCTTGCGCAAGGCCGGTCAATCAACAGCAGCCTCTACCCTTCCGATACCACTGCCTGCCTGCTGAGTGAAAGCGCTGTAAAGGCCATGAATTTTACCCGGCCACTAGGGCAACTCATTAATAAAGATTATGTGAACTGGAAAGTGGTAGGCGTTTTTAAAGACTTCATCTGGGGATCGCCCTATGAAGCCGTTCGCCCTATGTTTGTAATGGGCGAAAACCAGGCTAATTACATCAACATTAAGCTCAACCCTAACAAAAGCGCATCAGCTAATATCGCTGCCATTACTTCTCTTATAAAAAAATACGATCCGGAATATCCTTTCTCGTACCGCTTTGTAGATAAGGCATATGATTACAAGTTTGCAGCCGAGAAACTAACAGGTACACTCGCCAGGCTTTTTGCCGGGTTAACCATTTTTATATCGTGCTTAGGATTGTTGGGATTGACCGCTTTTAGCGCTGAACAACGAACCAAAGAAATAAGTATACGAAAAGTGCTGGGAGCTAATATGCAACACATAGTATCCCTGTTGTCTAAAGAGTTTGTTTGGCTAACAGTTATTGCACTGGCCATTGCTTCGCCCATTGCCTGGTTTTGCATGAACAGTTGGCTAAGTTCGTTTAGTTATCGCATCTCTATTTCGGCCTGGGTATTTGCAGTAGCCGGCATCATTATTATTACAATCACATTGCTGACAGTGGGTTTACAAGCTATAAAGGCTGTTGTAGCTACTCCTGCCAGGCATCTCAGAAATACATAA
- a CDS encoding translation initiation factor, whose translation MSKKNKPDNNGFVYSTDPSFRFEEEPQEIQATLPPAQQKLRVRLDTKQRAGKAVTLVTGFVGTPEDLEDLGKKLKNFCGTGGSVKDGEAIIQGDQRDKVLQWLLKNEYKQTKKV comes from the coding sequence ATGAGCAAGAAAAATAAGCCCGACAATAACGGTTTTGTATATAGCACTGATCCTTCTTTCCGCTTTGAAGAAGAACCACAGGAGATACAAGCCACTTTACCCCCTGCACAGCAAAAACTGCGTGTTCGCCTCGATACCAAACAACGGGCAGGCAAGGCCGTAACCCTGGTAACTGGTTTTGTTGGTACCCCGGAAGATTTGGAAGACCTGGGCAAAAAGCTGAAGAATTTTTGCGGTACAGGCGGCAGTGTAAAAGATGGTGAAGCTATTATCCAGGGAGATCAACGCGACAAAGTGTTGCAATGGTTGCTGAAGAATGAGTATAAGCAAACGAAAAAGGTATAA
- a CDS encoding sensor histidine kinase translates to MTFNRYEWRIAFRVLLLFALLCVDAWMAIHSYWLYFSVIAVLALSVLYNLYKMHMKTLTEIEQFVESIQYRDFSRQFEVQHAPKELQSLRKSFNQVSNTFKVISREKETQYQYLQKILELVDSGIVSYETESGEVVWMNEAFKKQLGIPYLKTIHSLEKRDAILYDELQQLRNGESKIITILKDQSSFKALVTTATFQTDGKGYRLAAFQNVNEALDETESKAWQRLLSVMTHEIMNSVAPISSLADTLKTRIQESRANMVAEQAASYEDLELGISTIKRRSEGLLKFAETYRSLNKITRLNVSRVFISELFENLHQLMQPTMQQKNIELDIILKDPLLTVEADVNLVEQVLINLVVNAMEAVKESPEPCITLSAAVVANNRTVVKIADNGTGMPEEVVDKIFIPFFSTKKNGSGIGLSLCKQIMMLHKGNIQVQSVEGEGTVFSLLF, encoded by the coding sequence ATGACATTTAACCGGTATGAATGGCGCATAGCCTTTCGCGTTTTACTGCTGTTTGCATTGTTATGTGTAGATGCCTGGATGGCTATACATAGCTATTGGCTGTATTTTAGTGTAATAGCAGTGTTAGCGCTGAGTGTTTTATACAACCTGTATAAAATGCACATGAAAACCTTAACCGAAATAGAGCAGTTTGTTGAAAGCATACAATACCGCGATTTTTCACGTCAGTTTGAAGTGCAGCACGCACCTAAAGAACTGCAGTCGTTGCGCAAAAGCTTTAACCAGGTAAGCAACACGTTTAAAGTGATCAGCCGCGAAAAAGAAACACAATACCAATACCTGCAAAAGATACTGGAGTTGGTTGATTCGGGTATAGTTTCTTACGAAACGGAAAGTGGTGAAGTAGTGTGGATGAACGAAGCTTTTAAAAAGCAGCTGGGCATCCCCTATCTGAAAACGATTCATTCGCTGGAAAAACGGGATGCTATTTTGTATGATGAGTTACAGCAGTTACGTAATGGCGAAAGTAAAATCATCACCATTCTCAAAGATCAATCTTCTTTTAAAGCCCTGGTAACCACGGCCACCTTTCAAACGGACGGAAAAGGCTACCGGCTGGCAGCTTTCCAAAACGTAAACGAAGCGTTGGATGAAACGGAGTCGAAGGCATGGCAGCGATTACTGAGTGTGATGACGCATGAAATCATGAACTCTGTAGCGCCAATCTCTTCACTGGCCGATACGTTAAAAACCAGGATACAGGAATCAAGGGCGAACATGGTGGCCGAGCAGGCAGCGAGCTATGAAGACCTGGAGCTGGGTATTTCTACCATTAAGCGCAGAAGTGAAGGCTTGTTGAAGTTTGCGGAAACCTACCGGAGCTTAAATAAAATTACCCGCCTGAATGTGTCGCGGGTGTTTATCAGCGAACTGTTTGAGAATCTGCACCAGCTGATGCAGCCTACCATGCAGCAAAAGAACATTGAGCTGGATATTATATTAAAAGATCCGCTGTTAACGGTAGAAGCCGACGTAAACCTGGTAGAGCAGGTGTTAATTAACCTGGTAGTGAATGCTATGGAAGCAGTAAAGGAAAGCCCTGAGCCTTGCATTACCTTATCGGCAGCAGTGGTGGCTAATAACAGAACAGTGGTTAAAATTGCCGATAACGGCACGGGTATGCCGGAAGAAGTGGTAGATAAAATATTTATTCCATTTTTCAGTACCAAGAAAAACGGAAGTGGTATTGGTTTAAGCTTATGTAAGCAAATTATGATGTTGCACAAAGGCAATATCCAGGTGCAGAGTGTGGAAGGAGAGGGAACTGTATTTAGCTTATTGTTTTAA
- a CDS encoding sigma-54-dependent transcriptional regulator yields MTLKNASVLVIDDDLDVLTAVRLLMKTEAKDVTIEKNPENIRNLLSKQRFDVIMLDMNFNSSINTGNEGIFWLRKIKELGSDAAVIMITAYGDIDLAVRSLKEGAADFVVKPWHNERLIDTIKEALKKKEGAKQGGSQKNEQSVRGELLGESDVMQDIFYKIEKIAPTDANILVLGENGTGKDLIAKAIHQHSIRSKQAFVKVDVGALTDSLFESELFGHKKGAFTDAREDRIGRFESANGGTLFLDEIGNISLRQQAKLLTVLQNRQINKLGSNEPIPVDIRLVCATNVSMTELANEDRFRKDLIYRINTVEITIPPLRKRGEDIVLLARHFCKVYTSKYMKPNIELNNSAIEKLKQYHFPGNVRELQYTIERAVIMAEGDDLQAKDLLFSPLEAPAAVKEEIDDMKLSTMERNTILKVIEKHNGNISKAAKELGLTRTALYRRLNKYDI; encoded by the coding sequence ATGACTCTGAAAAATGCATCAGTACTGGTAATTGACGACGATCTGGATGTGCTCACTGCCGTGCGTCTTTTGATGAAAACGGAAGCCAAAGATGTTACTATTGAAAAAAATCCGGAGAACATTCGCAACCTGCTGTCAAAGCAGCGGTTTGATGTAATAATGCTGGATATGAACTTTAATAGTTCTATCAACACGGGCAATGAGGGTATTTTCTGGCTGCGCAAGATTAAGGAATTAGGTTCTGATGCGGCAGTAATTATGATCACGGCTTATGGAGATATAGATCTGGCGGTTCGTTCGTTGAAAGAAGGAGCGGCCGATTTTGTAGTGAAGCCCTGGCATAACGAACGCTTAATTGACACCATTAAAGAAGCGCTGAAGAAAAAAGAAGGGGCTAAACAAGGTGGAAGTCAGAAGAACGAGCAATCTGTTCGTGGCGAACTGCTGGGCGAAAGTGATGTAATGCAGGATATCTTTTATAAGATTGAAAAAATTGCACCTACTGATGCCAACATCCTGGTATTGGGGGAGAATGGTACAGGTAAAGACCTGATAGCGAAGGCTATTCACCAGCACTCTATCAGAAGCAAGCAGGCTTTTGTGAAAGTAGACGTAGGCGCTTTAACGGATAGCTTGTTTGAAAGCGAATTGTTCGGGCATAAGAAAGGAGCTTTTACCGATGCCCGGGAAGATCGTATTGGCCGTTTTGAATCAGCCAATGGCGGCACCTTGTTCCTGGATGAGATAGGTAATATTTCCCTGCGCCAACAGGCCAAGTTGCTAACGGTATTGCAAAACAGACAGATTAACAAACTGGGTTCTAACGAGCCAATCCCGGTAGATATTCGCCTGGTTTGTGCCACCAACGTTTCTATGACCGAACTGGCTAATGAAGACCGGTTCAGGAAAGATCTTATTTATCGTATCAATACGGTGGAAATTACTATTCCACCATTACGCAAACGGGGTGAGGATATTGTGTTACTGGCCCGGCACTTTTGTAAAGTGTATACCAGCAAATACATGAAGCCTAACATTGAACTCAACAACAGTGCTATTGAAAAGCTGAAACAGTATCATTTTCCGGGGAACGTGCGGGAGTTGCAATACACTATTGAACGTGCGGTTATTATGGCAGAAGGTGATGATTTACAGGCAAAAGACCTGCTATTCTCACCACTGGAAGCCCCGGCAGCCGTGAAGGAAGAGATAGATGATATGAAGCTGAGTACGATGGAAAGAAACACGATTTTAAAAGTGATTGAAAAACATAACGGTAACATAAGCAAAGCCGCTAAAGAACTGGGTTTAACACGTACTGCTTTATACCGCCGCCTGAATAAGTATGACATTTAA